Genomic DNA from Streptomyces sp. AM 2-1-1:
GTGCCGTGGGCGACGGGCTGGCGAACGTGCCGCGCGGCACCCTCTTCGTGGGCCGGTCCGCCGCCCTCGACGCCCTGGACGCGGCGTTCGAGGAGCCGGGCGGGGTGGTACTGCGGGCGGTGAGCGGACTGGGCGGCGTCGGGAAGTCGGCCCTCGCCGCCCACTGGGCGGCCGAGCACGCCACGGACCGGCTGCGGTGGTGGATCAGCGCCGACAGCGCGGCGGCCGTCGAGACCGGCCTCGCGGGGCTGGCGCGCGCCCTCCAGCCGGGGCTGGCCGGGCTCCCGCAGGAGTTGCAGCGCGAACGCGCGCTCGCCTGGCTCGCGGCCCACGACCACTGGCTGCTGGTGCTCGACAACGTCGACCACCCCGACGACGTACGCCCGCTGCTCGACCGGCTCGGTGGCGGCGGACGGGTCCTGATCACCACCCGCCTCGCCACCGGCTGGCACCGCCTGGCCACCACCGTCCGCCTCGGCGTCTTCGACCCCGCCGAATCCGTCGAGCTGTTCCACCGCGTCCTCACCCAGGACGGCCCGCGCGACACCGAAGGCGCCGCCGAGGTGTGCGAGGAGGTCGGCCACCTGGCGCTCGCGGTCGAGCAGGCCGCCGCGTACTGCCACGAGAACGGCACCACCCCGCGCGCCTACCTCGACATGCTGCGCTCCTGGCCCGCCGAGACGTACGCGACCGGCGCGGAGACCACCGACGCGGACCGCACGGTGGCCCGGGTCTGGCGCGTCACCCTGGACCGTCTCGCCGACACCCCGGTCGCCGGTGACGTGCTGCGGACCCTCGCCTGGTACGCCCCCGACCACATCCCCCGCCTGCTGCTGAACGGGCTCGCCCCGCCGCCCTCGCTCGCCAAGGCGATCGGCCGGCTGGTGGCCCACAGCATGGTCTCGGTCGGGCCGGACGGTGACCTGTCGGTGCACCGCTTGGTGCAGGCACTCGCCCGCACCTCCGACCCGGACGACCGGCACCGCGCGGCGGCCGCCGTCGCGGAGGCCCGGGAGAGAGCGACCGACGGACTCCTGAGAGCCGTGCCGGACGAGGAGAAGCCGGGCACTCCGCGCCTGGGCCGGCAGCTCCTCGTCCACGCCCAGGCGCTGGCCGGGAACAGCCTGCCCGAGGACGATACGGAGGCGATGGCGCAACTGCTGGGCTGGATGGCGAGTCACCAGCTGGAGCAAGAAGCCCTGGGCACTGCCGCTGCCCTCTTCCGCCGGGCGATGACGGCCCTGATCGCGATCGAGGGTGAGAGCCACCCGGATCTGTGGACCATCCGGAGCAACCTCGCGGGCATCCGCATGGACCAGGGAGAGCCGGAGCAGGCGGGCGAGCTCCTCGAAGACGTGCTCGCGGGGATGCGGCGGCTCCTGGGGGAGGACCACCGGCACGTTCTCGGCGTCCGGATCAACCTGGCCAGCGCCGCGTACCGGGCCGGAGACATCGTCCGGGCGGAATCCCTCTTCGACCGCGCCCTCGCCGAGGCGCTCCGGATCGGGGGCGCCGAAGACCCGTACACCCTGGACATCAGATACCGCTTGGCCCAGCTGCACGAGGCACGGGGCGACTACCGGCAGGCGCTGACGCTGCAGAAAGAGGTGCTCGCCGACCGGATGCGCATACTCGGGGACGACCATCTCGACACCCTCTCCTCGCGCGACGCCCTCGCGTACGTCCACGAGCGGAGCGGGAACCCCGTCCTGGCGGTTCCGTTGCTCCGCAGGAACCTGGACGGCCATCTGCGTCTGCTGGGCGAGGACCACACCACGACACTCCGTACCCGGAGCCATCTGGCCGAGGTGTACCGGGCGGTGGGCAACACCGGGCGAGCCCTTCTCCTGCACCGCCAGAACCTCACCGACGCGGAACGCCACCTGGGCCGGGACCACTCGACGACGCTGGTGTACCGCCACCGTCTGGCGGACTTCTACCAGCAGACGCAGAGGCACGACGAGTCGGTCCCGCTGTACGAGCACAACGCCGCCGAGCGCACCCGGTTGAACGGCGAGGACGACCCCGACGCGCTGCGTGCCCGCCACCACCTGGCGGTCGCCCTCGCCGAGGCCGGGGAGCACGAACGCGCGCACGCGCTTCACGAGAAGAGCCTCGCCGACATGACGCGGGTCCTCGGCAAGGAGCACCGCGACACCCTCGTGGCCCGGTTCAGCATCGCGCAGAACCTTCTCGTCTCGGGCAGACCCGAAGTGGCCCTGCGGATGCACGAGCTGATCGCCGCGGACCGCTCCCGCCTCCTCGGCCCGGACCACCCGGACACCCTGTCGTCCCGGAGCCAGGTGGCGATGGCCCTCCTCCTGGTCTTCCGCCCGGCGGAAGGGATCGCCCTGCTGGAACGGACGGTCGCCGACTGCGCTCGGGCGCTCGGAGCGGACCACCCCCAGACCGTGGCGCTGCGGGAGGACCTCGCCGAAGCGATCGAAACCGTCAGCGGGGCGCTCGGGCGATCCGGTGCGCGATCTTCACCGCGTCCCGGGCCATCTCGCGGAACATTCCGCTGATGGGGTTGGAGAACCCGGTGAAGTACAGCCCCGGCGCCTCCTCGGGGGACCTGGCGCCGTGCGCCACCGGCCGCCCCCGCCGGTCCAGCACGCCGAGGTGCCCGACCAGACCTTCCAGGCCCCGCCGGTAGCCGGTCGCCGCGATCACCGCGTCCGGCGTCAGCCGCGTCCCGTCGGTCAGCACCACCGCCGACTTCTCGAACGAGGCGATGGCCGCGACCGGCCGCACCCGCCCCGCCCTCACCGCGTCGATCAGCCCCACGTCCTGCACCGGGATCGCCCCGTCCCTGACCCGTGAGTACAAGCCGGTGTCCGGGCGCGGCAGCCCCTGCGCCGCGAGGTCCGGCACCGCCGCCCTCGCCATCAGCGCGCCCGCCCGGTCGACCAGCCGCACCGGCAGCCGCCGCACCAGGATGCCGGTCGCCTGCGCGGGCCATCCGGCCGTCGACCGCCGCACGATGTGCGGGACCGTGCGCACCGCGATCCGCACCTCGGACGCCCCGCCCTCCACCAGGTCCACGGCGATCTCGGCCCCGGTGTTCCCGATCCCCGCGACGAGCACACTCCGCCCCGCGTACGGCGCCGGGTTCCGGTACCGGGCGGCGTGCACCACATCCCCGCCCCACGACTCCCGGCCGGGCCAGTCGGGCACGTGCGGCGTGTGGTTGAAGCCCGTCGCGACGACGACCGCACGACCCGTGAGCACCCGCCCACCGGTCGCCGAGAGCACCCAGCCGGCCCCGTCCGGCGCCCGGTCGATACGGGAGACCTCGACGCCGGTGATCACTTCCAGCTCGTGGAACGCGGCGTACTTCTCCAGGTACCGCACCACGTCGTCCCGGCCCACCCACCGTCCGAACTTCCGCGGCATCGCCAGCCCCGGCAGCGCCGACCAGCGCCGGGTGGTGTGCAGGTGGAGCCGGTCGTAGTGGCCACGCCACGAGGCGCCGACCTCCGCGGCCTTCTCCAGGACGACGACCCGCACCCCCCGCGCGCGCAGCGCCGCAGCCGCCGCGAGGCCGCCGGGCCCGCCCCCGATCACGTAGACGGGACGGTCCTCCGTACGGTCGATGGAGGCCGGGATCGCGGCGGGGCGAGCGGAACTGCCGTCAGTGGGCGCGGTGTCGGACATGAGCGTCGAGCCTAATCGCGTGCAGCGTGAATGGGTCTCGACGGAGAGGGGATCCCGTTGCGAATCGATCACGGGGCGGGGGCGGTTGAGCCCTCGTCGGTCCTGGTGCAGGGCGGGCCGTCCCGTCCGGCTGGTCCGGGCCAGGATGGCGACGGCGGCCCCGGCGGTCGGAGGGAGTTGCGGAGCCGGGGAGTGGTGCCGTATCCGTCGCTCACACGTCCCCTTCCTCCGCCTCCTCCCACGCCAACTGCGCCCGCACCAACCCGTGCCAAAGCTCCGGGTCCACGTACTCGCCCTCCTCCGGTGCCCCACACCGCCAGCTCAGCGGATACGTATTGCCCTCGGCGGCCGGGACGCCGACCCAGTGGTCCCGGGCGGCCGGTCCGAAACGGGTGGCACCGGGAGGCCAGTCGAACTCCTTGCTGGATCCGGGGGGAATCAGGAAATACGTCCACCGCGCCCCGGCGACCTCGCGCACCACGGGGCCGGGCTCACCCGCAGTGAGCGAGATCAGGTGACGGACGATCGCCTCACCCCGTACGCCCTTCAGTCGCGGATCGCGTCGAAGTGGGTTCCGGTCAGGTGCACTTGGTGTCCGCCACTGGGATCCATGCGGGGAGTCTCTTGCTCGTCGTGGCTACGAGAATCCTGCTGGTCGCCCAGCGTGACCAGCGCGACACGGTCCACATCGGAGCGATGTGGAGGAGAGAGTGGCGGCTGTGGGAACGAGTGGTGGGCCCACGCGGGTGCGCCGGCTCATGGGGGCCTGATCCGGATCCACCGGACACGCGCCGGACTCACACAGAAGGAGTCGGCGGACCGGTTCCTCATCTCCGAATCGTTGATGATGGGCGCCTACGGACGCGCCGAGCGCATCACGTCGTCGGAGTCAGGTGATGAACCCGGCGGAGGGACGCAGTCGTGTGTTCGTGGAGGGCCGAGGCGGCGATGAGTTGATCTCCAAGTCCGAGCAGGCTCAAGTCCGGCCACAGCGACAACGACGGTGGCGCCTGTGCCGAGGTCGCCGCCTGTCCGCACACCGTCCACGTGCGCGACTCCGAGGTGACCGACGGCCCGGTCTTCGCGGTCGCGCCCGACGCCACGAGCGCGTTCGTCACCGGGACCGTCGGCGCCTGACCCGTACCCACCCGGCGTACGTACGTCCTACAGGCCCGGCGCCCCCCACACCGGGAACCACCGGGCCAGCTCCTTCTCCACCCGCAGGTCGTCCCCGAGTGCGGCGCGGACCTGGAGCTCCAGGCCGTTGTCCCGCTTCTCCCCGGCGCCGGTGAGCGGGGCGAACGGGTAGAAGGTGCCGCGCTTGTAGAGGTACACCAGTGCCAGCGAGCGGCCCTCCGGGTCGCGGAAGCCGATCAGCGAGCAGAGCAGGTGCGGGCCGAAGCCGCCGTCCTGGAGCAGTGTGTTCACCGCGTGCAGGTCGTTGACGAGGGCGGCCAGGTCGTCCGGGGGCTGCTGCGCGAGCAGCCAGGTGTAGCCGTACGCGTCCTGGCTGATCGTGACCGGTTCCCCGCCCCGGCCCGTGTCGGCGTCCAGTAGCTCTCGTACGTCGTCCTGGAGGCGGGCGAAGGTGCCGCCCTCCACCCCCGCGAAGCAGACCGAGCCGAGACCGGACGGGGCGAATCCGGTGGCGGCCTGCAGGGTCAGGGCGGCGGACGGTACGGCGAAGAGCTGGTCGAGATCGGGACGGGCCGGCTTGCTCCGGCCGAGGATCGCGTCGAACAGACCCACGGAGGTTCCTCCAGGATGACCGGGACCGGCGGGAATCACAGGACTGCGGGAAGCACGGGACGTCGGGATTCACTGGACGTCGGGGATGCCGGGCCTACGGGCGGGACAGGTCGGCGGAGATGCGGGCCAGCTGGTCGAGGCGCTGCTCCAGCGTCGGGTGCGAGGAGATCAGCCGGCTGAAGCTCTCCTTCGAGGAGAACGCGGGGACGAAGTAGAAGGCGTTGTACGGCTCAGCTTTCCGCAGGTCCTCGGTGGGTATGCGCGCCATCTGCCCGCTGACCTTCGTCAGGGCGGAGGCGAGGGCCGAGGGGCGGCCCGTGAGCAGGGCGGCGGTGCGGTCGGCCGAGAGCTCGCGGTAGCGGGAGAGCAACCGCGTGAGCAGGAAACTCAGTGCGTAGACGACCGCGCTGATCAACGGGATCAGCATGAGGATGACACCCGCCGGGTCGTTGCCCCGGCTGTTGCGGGCGAAGCCGCCCCACAGGGCCACTCGGGTGATGATCCCCGCCAGCACGCCCAGGAACGACGCGATGGTCATGACCGCCACGTCCCGGTGGGCGACGTGCGACATCTCGTGCGCGAGGACACCCTCCAGCTCCTCGGGCTCCAGCCTCCGCAGCAGCCCGGTGGTGGCGCAGACCAGGGCCGTCTTCTCGTTCCGGCCGGTCGCGAAGGCGTTCGGTACGTCACTCCGCGCGATGGCGACCCGGGGTTTCTCCATGTTCGCCAGGGCGCAGATCCGGTCGATCGCCCCGTGCAGCTCCGGAGCCTCCTCGGGCGTGACCACGCGGGCCCCCATCCCGTAGGCGGCGATCCGGTCGCTGAACCAGAACTGCACGACGAACAGCCCGCCGGTGATGATCAGGATCACC
This window encodes:
- a CDS encoding tetratricopeptide repeat protein: MKREPSAPDTPPPPGVLAHAGSNAAGRDILNSVALHVAHATLPPPEAYGPIPSGAVGDGLANVPRGTLFVGRSAALDALDAAFEEPGGVVLRAVSGLGGVGKSALAAHWAAEHATDRLRWWISADSAAAVETGLAGLARALQPGLAGLPQELQRERALAWLAAHDHWLLVLDNVDHPDDVRPLLDRLGGGGRVLITTRLATGWHRLATTVRLGVFDPAESVELFHRVLTQDGPRDTEGAAEVCEEVGHLALAVEQAAAYCHENGTTPRAYLDMLRSWPAETYATGAETTDADRTVARVWRVTLDRLADTPVAGDVLRTLAWYAPDHIPRLLLNGLAPPPSLAKAIGRLVAHSMVSVGPDGDLSVHRLVQALARTSDPDDRHRAAAAVAEARERATDGLLRAVPDEEKPGTPRLGRQLLVHAQALAGNSLPEDDTEAMAQLLGWMASHQLEQEALGTAAALFRRAMTALIAIEGESHPDLWTIRSNLAGIRMDQGEPEQAGELLEDVLAGMRRLLGEDHRHVLGVRINLASAAYRAGDIVRAESLFDRALAEALRIGGAEDPYTLDIRYRLAQLHEARGDYRQALTLQKEVLADRMRILGDDHLDTLSSRDALAYVHERSGNPVLAVPLLRRNLDGHLRLLGEDHTTTLRTRSHLAEVYRAVGNTGRALLLHRQNLTDAERHLGRDHSTTLVYRHRLADFYQQTQRHDESVPLYEHNAAERTRLNGEDDPDALRARHHLAVALAEAGEHERAHALHEKSLADMTRVLGKEHRDTLVARFSIAQNLLVSGRPEVALRMHELIAADRSRLLGPDHPDTLSSRSQVAMALLLVFRPAEGIALLERTVADCARALGADHPQTVALREDLAEAIETVSGALGRSGARSSPRPGPSRGTFR
- a CDS encoding NAD(P)/FAD-dependent oxidoreductase, whose protein sequence is MSDTAPTDGSSARPAAIPASIDRTEDRPVYVIGGGPGGLAAAAALRARGVRVVVLEKAAEVGASWRGHYDRLHLHTTRRWSALPGLAMPRKFGRWVGRDDVVRYLEKYAAFHELEVITGVEVSRIDRAPDGAGWVLSATGGRVLTGRAVVVATGFNHTPHVPDWPGRESWGGDVVHAARYRNPAPYAGRSVLVAGIGNTGAEIAVDLVEGGASEVRIAVRTVPHIVRRSTAGWPAQATGILVRRLPVRLVDRAGALMARAAVPDLAAQGLPRPDTGLYSRVRDGAIPVQDVGLIDAVRAGRVRPVAAIASFEKSAVVLTDGTRLTPDAVIAATGYRRGLEGLVGHLGVLDRRGRPVAHGARSPEEAPGLYFTGFSNPISGMFREMARDAVKIAHRIARAPR
- the htpX gene encoding zinc metalloprotease HtpX, which gives rise to MARARSRYAPDRGLTTRMVSTMFFIGLLYVVLVGVLLAVLRGSWPVILIITGGLFVVQFWFSDRIAAYGMGARVVTPEEAPELHGAIDRICALANMEKPRVAIARSDVPNAFATGRNEKTALVCATTGLLRRLEPEELEGVLAHEMSHVAHRDVAVMTIASFLGVLAGIITRVALWGGFARNSRGNDPAGVILMLIPLISAVVYALSFLLTRLLSRYRELSADRTAALLTGRPSALASALTKVSGQMARIPTEDLRKAEPYNAFYFVPAFSSKESFSRLISSHPTLEQRLDQLARISADLSRP